The genomic segment accgttaaacaatttaacgattattcaaaaattataaaaaaaattcaaaactaaatatattctggccaaatcttgttggagacattataatatgtttttattaattatttttgatgatgaagagttcatctaataccatgttttataataagagtatttaacaccttaaaatccattaaaatatcaatttaacgaataatctcaacaaaaagtatccaagaaattttcttaacatatggctactgaaaatttctcttaaaatgaatttaaaatgttttcaaattcatataatcatttccatcacaataactttcacaaagtagtgttaaacatgcctttaaacatacaataatttataagatCAACATGCaagatgcccacaataataatacatgtaataaattattccatactcaaatttatcattttcacatcatttttcaagatttaagaacttcactttgggaattttttttttttttaaaaagaagtttatacacaaacattctcaacttgttcttaaatcctttaaaaatcaccccatgtgacatacctcgactccaagcctatataattattccgtaagctcccacgtaagctcctacgcgttcttagatgtGGTTCTAACtttgggtccttgcccttcaagtctcaactccaactcttcaactaaacatattgcattcatccaaaaaaaaatcaataataattttggatttctaacatgcacttaacttttcctagttagagttgtcaaactaatacttgtgatgattttaacatatttggagtatacttattatgttgagcaacatacttagttaagtcccataatttacttgaatccttttaagtaacaaaatttatatgtttgtggaaaaacatcttcttactttctattgtggccgatttttatagatttataagtgatgattttcttagtttagagataaaatactcattttataatgatcttagtttatagaaagattcatgtaaaaaaatgaaaaaaatgttttacatgaacaagttttaacaaaactagtggaataaagaaatgaacatcacttactctatacttggtggatttcttcaagtttggtgtctatggaaagctcttaagatgaagattatttttatgggagatttgagtttataaacataaattttcagaagttttagatgggtttttgaagaagatttgatgagaatagaaggtgttttagttattgaaagtttagaggattctagtgtttgttcatggatgaacttgggagcaatgtgttgggatttatggctgaataataattcagaaaattgagtgcttttgcttcaaatatttgcctcttgcatgcttgtaatgatgcacaagctttgggtagaacaaaaggggttttgggtagtgtgattggcttgagtgtgtaagtgaacaaggagctactaaggggatttgagacagctatattagctgctgtttggggctgatttggagtgttttttgtcctcaatttggtctattatggtataagaaaggtttatctaagatagtttaaagtttgggtaaaaattgttgtacatgtaacaagttatgtaacttgtacttcatgtttaaaaatcacttgtatatgtgagaaatatttaatttactcccatcatggttatataatatgcttgggtaataattaaaatttttttttttgaactgttatgggtagttgctcaactttaagttttacctccaaagtttacgttacttgttacgattcataatcatgttacgaattaacaagtttcttatcatcgtagagatttttcaaattactaccatcactaattaaattataattagtaacgaacaaatatataagaaaaaaaattaggcgctaaaaacgactaataaaatcttctaacaatacgactgtttcacaCGTACatcttcatttttaattttaattttttagttttctttgttttgatcatCATCTAGATTAGATTGAACTAATATATAATCTAATCAATGAAATAATAAGTGTAAAACAATCacatgcgaccagcaacaagaacaaagcaaatgcgaccagcaacaagaacagaagcaacaatgagatatttcaatgcttattgaaattaaaaagagaaataataccttaattcgtgagttttgaagatgaacaagcaaatgcctttggtttcaaacaacggttttgaagaatgcgcacacagtagaacaagcaaatgcacgaaacaagcaaacgtttgtgaacacagtagaacaagcaaacttTTGATTTCTAGGTTTGTGAATgacaatgaagatgaacacgtacagtagaacaagcaaacgtttgttctgggtttgtgaatgaaaataaagatgaacacgtacagtagaacaagcaaacgtttgattgagagaacaaagcagcagtaGAACAGCAGTAGCAAACGTACAGTTCTGGGTTTTTGGTTTTCAATGGGttcgtttgagagaacaaaAGGCAGTTTAATCGTTTTGTATGAAGGGTTTTGTGAAGGGTTTATTGTGAAAAAGAAACTGATGATTATGGCGGGTTTTCTTAAAATTCCAaagctcatttgctgcggttcaaaggaaaccggagcaattaagttattttcccggtttatttgctgcggttcatgaaaaaccggagcaattaaggaaataatgaagcgctatttgctgcggtccactggttaaccgcagcaattaaaggtttttttttttttttccttattcattctcctctttattgctgcgaatatgaaaaaaccgcagcaaataatgagcagcaaatacaattttttccactagtgacaagtctttccaacgcactttggcctcactcgtgcgcacccgggaaaacttcccaggaggtcacccatcctaaaattgctctccaccaagcacgcttaactgtggagttcttagcaaatgagctccctagaaaagaagatgcgccttgttgatatgagtagtctatcaatcctttttcaagctaaatctggggtattacaacAATTTTCGATCATTCGCATAAAATTAGTTAAACATTTTCGACTAACGAGGATCTTCTAATACATTATATTAATTGAGCGAAATATATGAAGTTTTCCAACATTCAAGTTCTTTTAACgaaatatttatcaagtctTTAATATTTAAAGTATAGATGCAACGAccacattttaaattacatgaaccgacaaagttcaaaatcacgtaatgttcaaaaatataacaaaaatttcaaatcaaacaattaaatacacatgatagctaatatataattttaaaaaaaagatatatcGGATCTGGGTCTCAAAGGTGTAGACCCGGACCCTAAGATTATGGACCCAGATTCGACTCGGATCCATAGGGTCCAAAAGTAGGTGGACCCAGACCCCTAAAATTAGGGTCGGGTCGGGtttagacccttagggtccaagACCTATGCCCATCCCTAGTTAGGATGGCGCATTAAAAACGGTCTTAATGTTAGGGTATGGCACGATAAATGGATCCCAAGGGGCATCAAATGTTAGATCTTAACGCCCAGCGTGATAGTTGATCTGATATGGTGGTCTTTGAGCTTATTGACTTCAAGAATGCTAATTGGGATGCTGATGCTCTATCACAGTGTTTTGATTCGGATACCATAGTTGAAATTCTCACGATACTCCACTCTAGGCGATGGCCTAATGACACAACCTGTATTGGTTCTTAAATAAAAGTGGTGTTTACTCGATTAAGAGTGGATATTGGCTATTCCTTCTTGGTCACAATGCCGATATTGACAATCTTGATGTTGTGGCGAATGTAAAACAATGGTGAACAATATGGAATGCCCCAGGTCCCCCTAAACTTCATCACTTCCTTTGGAGATCATGTAAGGGGTCTTTGGCTACAAAAGAAGTGTTATATAATAGATATTGTGTGCCCTCTCCTGCTTGTGATAGATGTGGAGGTGCTAACAAATCTCTCTTTCATGCACTATGTGATTGCCCGAAAGCCAAGATTATATGGGAGCAACATGCTGCTTACTTCCTTATTGTAGATGTCCCACATGACTCATTTCCTGAGCTCCTCTTATGGATCCATAGGCATACAACAAAAGAGGAATTTACCTCCATATGTGTGACGTTATGGGCGTCTTGGTTCTATCGCAACAAACAAGTTTTTGAAGGTGACAATGGTGATCCGGTGAAGCTGGCTGCTGATTTTATTCGTTTCGTAGctgattataatatatattcccCGAAGGTCATGATACATCATCCTACTTGCATACTTTAGTTCACGGCCTGGTCTCCTCCAAATTATGGCTGggtaaaagtaaattttgatgCTAATGTGGCTACAAGAGCAAACCATTGTCTGGGGGGTGTCATTTGTGATGATAATGGGAAGGTGCTGGTGGCTGGTGTGCACTCCATTTGGGCCGTGGACGTGTATGAGGCTGCTGCTGCACTATACGGTATTGAGTTAGAGGTGAGGTTTGGGTATAGCCATGTCCATCTTGAAGGAGATTCCATGTAGGTTGTGTCGGCCATTGAGAATAAAGTTGAGGGCCTCTTCCCTATTCATCTCATTtatgattgtattttttatttgagcACGTGTTTGTTGGGTTTtgggtagaggtgttcattcggatgATCGAGTTGGTTTCGGATGGGTGTCATCAGttcagttgtatttcggatcggttatttttcggatgcgtgttacggcgggtcacactcgggtcaggtcagttagtcacggttcggttgaagatcagttatttgagctataGCATCAGTTcagtgtcggttgaagttcgcgTCGAGTACtcaatcggtctcggactgtcatcggttaataattggttaggttttaccgggtacagattggttcgggtattattttccagtaTAATTCTGCTACGaattaataattactatagatcgagtcaatatcagattaagttgttagacattttttaattgatgataagattcctcttagttaaggcaaaatagttaaaatgcaaatcaattagtgattattactttgttacttttacttgtttgactgtaagttaaaattaaagttttatcatttttcatctaaattgattaaaaatagttaaataaacattgaccattgattattaactctaaatatatgaaaccatgtatgtataaaatttaatttattaaaatttctattactttattagattaactaataagatgattgaatatgagttgatcatacctctatgttaaaaattggttcaggtttatagcatttcgattaaaaattcgttcgggttaagtcagTTTTAGCCGATCAAGTTcagttttgagcatgattcgggttgggtatgactcgggtcggtcaatATTAGATTCGGGTAATCTCGattaacggttatatgtcggttataaaaatcggtcgcagttcgggttcgattttacgattttcggTCGTAAATCAGTTCTGGCGCAACTTCGGTTcggataatgtcggttcgataaacctaaaaaagaaacatatattCGGGTCATTTAACTTTCGATTTCAGTTCGGATTTTCAggtcgggtcacatttgaacagctctagtttTGGGTGTAGTTGTGTCAAAATAAACGGCAATATATTAGCCCACTTAGTAGTTAGATGGGATACGAGGTTAGTCAATAAAAAGATTTGTATGAATTTTTTTCTTCAAGGTCTTTAAATCTTAActgattttaatttatgttaattttgaggttcatttaaaaaaaaaaaaaatttttaaatagggTCATCCCAATATTTGCTCGGTCCCTACGTGACGCATGCTAAATGTGCATTTGGAgtgtatttttcattttttttctataataaaatagGCCAGCCCGAGGAGAGACTTCTCTTCCAATAATCTGAACAATGTAACCGCTCATTCGTGAGAAGCTTCTACAGCAAACGCGTAATACCTTCCTGAGGCCCTTCTCTCTGCAAAACCGCTTCATCTTCTCCGGCCATACCTCCACTAGTCGATCGCCTAACATCATTCATCACTTGAGGCCACCGTTCGTGTCTCACCGTCGGCCGAGGCTGCCCTACTTTTCCTCTAACTCTCTCTTTTCCATCAACCTCAAATTAGAATGAGGCGGAGGCCTGGAATTGGAGGTTTACAGACAGCTGCTGCTGCTAGGGCAAGTTCTTCATTGCTTCTTTCATTCCATACTAGCATCCGTTTTTCTTCCATTTGAAATTAGTTGATTTGAAAGTGATACTACACAGGATCAATACCGATTACTCGGTGAAAATGTAGCCAAATTGAGAACTGATCTTATGAAGGAGCAGTTAGCCACTTTTCGCTCTCAACTTGAGGATTTTGCTCGTAAACATAAGGTATATGTCCTTTTTTTACTTCTTCAATCTATCATCTAATggtttactttatttttttttcacggGATTTGATGGAATTTGAATTCGAATATTATACTTTTGATAAATTGGGATTGCATTGACTGATGTTTGAACGAATGCTTTTCTGAAAGATGAGTGAATTGACGAGTTGGATCATAAATTAAGGTGAGCTAGGACAACACTTTTCATATCAACATTACAGTATGATGTTTAGGTTATGACTTATGAGGATCGGAAATTGTAAGAATTTTAGGCTAAACTTTGTTACGTTGACATCAAGACGAGTAAGAATTGAGACGCAAACGTATAGATAGAATAATATGTAGACAAATACCATAGATACTGATTCTTGAGAGGGCTGTAGTCTACCTTTGCCCACTAGTAGCTCCGGCCCTTTACTAGATAGCCTATTAGAATCAAGAGATATTTATTTGAGCTTGTGGCTTGTCATATGGAGGGTTTAAGCACACTGTCCTTTATCATTAATCCAAATGTTAGTATTCTGTGTCAAGTTAGTGCTGAATCATTCTTCTTTGTATGCCTCTGCTATCCAATTATATTCTATAATCTTAGTCTCCAATTATTATTCGGAGATGGGTAATTTTAGTTATGTAGTTAATGGTGACTATATGTTCATTTTTGTGTATAACCAAACTTCATAAGACCTTTACTATCATTGATTGACTTATGTAGCTTTATCATTGATTGACTTATTGATACAAAACCTACGTATAGTTCTAATCTTTAGGGGTTATTTGTATTTGCCGAATGGTTTGGGGTTTAGGGTTGGCGTTTCTAAGTGTATTTTAATGGAAAGGCAGAAGCTTAATCGTTCGGGATTTTTTGTCCTTAGTAGTTATACTTTTAAGTGCACGACGTTATTGAGTACACGCTACAAGTATGAGTCAAATGAGGGAATATTAAAGAGTTTTGAATCAATTAGCCGGTTCAAGACTCTATACaccatatatagatgattcATGGTGATATTAAAACAActcaataagaaaatataaataactacTACAAGGCGTAAAGCAACAAATAGATGCAAAGAACTAAATGAGTTTAAATCCAATAGCAATACAAGGATAATTTAAATAAAGAATATAATAAAGAGGCAAATTCTAGGTCTTCTAACCAAAATAGTTGTTACTAATCTTTAACCTAAGGACATGGGTATCGGTTATGAGGAAAAGTGCATCTTAAATACTAGTGTTTTcactcgagcaacaaaagcatTCCAAAACATGTTCCACCGTCTATTGTTATGGAGCTACAGATATTTCAAGATATAGAGCATACATTCATCCTCTCCAACCACAATACCTACTTATTCTTATGGAGAATAAATGATTTCTAAGCTTGGATTACCGATGAAAATCAACTCTGGCACTCAATCCAATGACACTAGGATGATAGCTAAACAAATCTAAACCATAAGCCACATATACATGGTGATAAGTCCTAGGCTCCTAGCCTAGCCAAAGTAAACTACTCACATATGATGGAGTCGAAGCTTAAACATAACAAAGGGTATGAATTCATGATATGAACTTGCTAACTCTAACAACTACACTCAAAACAAATAAGTACATATTATAGAAGATAGCCAACTTGATTTCATGATTAAACGTGAAATTactagcaataataataaagtaaaaggTAATAAGTAATAAAAGAAATAGAAGTTACTCTCTTAGAACTAATCCAAGGAAGAAACACTTGTAGGAATACTAATGCGTAAAGTGGAATTGCAAGAAACTATTTCTTAATATCTAAATAGAATCGCATGCATATCATAATATGAATTATCAGTTATAGTATAGTATCATACCCTTGATACGTCAATTCCATTTTGTTGATAGCAAAATAACAACTCACGTCATCTATACTAAGGTTCAAATTTATCTCTAGAAATCTGAGTATGAACCGTCGAAACAAATGGTTAACTCTTTAATCCATTTGAGCACGATCATGCATTTTCAGTCTTTATACTTCAAGAGGCCCAATACACCAATCTTAATTAATAGCTGTTTCTATTCAGTCTTGTATAACCAAAACTCCTATTTAACTTTTAGGAAACCTGAGCACTTTTTTATAAGCTCTTTTTACGCCACACCGTTTGAGAATGTCAAAGCATTCTAATTATTAAATGAGAATAGTGTCATACTCGTGTCAAAGCAATCCACCGGATATAACAATGACATTATTCAAACATATTGAAGAACACCAAGAAGGTCTATCTAATATGTGTCAATATACATATCTATGTAAACGACTAGAAATCTCTATGGTCCTATAACCCATGAAACTACGCTATCGATCAACTTGCAATCTAGtccttttatcttttatgtCTAACTTAATGATTTCGACTAGGGACAAATAGTACTTTTAATAACTTCGGTTCATTTATTGGATTCTCACAAATCACGTATTTTGACAAACCTATTGAATGTTATTAAATACTTTggacattttatttaataccAAACCATAATAATATAAGAACAATCATATTTATTGATAAACATAAACAAACATAATAAAATGTCTTTACATTTGTGACTAATCTTTAGAATAATAGTACACAACTAAAGCCACTCTCCTATATGCTTCAGACCTAAAAACCCTAATATGACTCTCATGCTTGGGTTGAGGCAAAGGTTTAGTTAACGGATCAACAATATTGCTATCTGTACAAATTTTACAAATATTCACATCCTTTCAACGAATAATCTCACGAATAATGTGAAACTTTCTGAGAACGTGTTTAGATTTTGAATGTGATCTTCGTTTCTTGTTTTGAGCGATGGCATCTTGACGATCAAATGTGAGACAATCCCATTTTCAACACTAGGTACTACTCATATCTAAACTGAATTTCTTTATCCATATTACTTCCTGTAATGCATTAGCTGTAACAATATATTAGCCAATATTGTAGAATTAGCTATTATGCTTTACTTTGAACTTTTCCAACTAATGATCTTTCCATTCAAACAAAAGTTGAAACCAGATTGAGATTCGAAGTcatctttgtttgtttggaaACTTGCATTAGTGTAACCTTCAACCCTTAGTTCACTTTCTCTTCCATACACTACGAAATGATCCTTAGTCTTCTCAAGTACTTTAGGATATTCTTAGTTGCATTCTATTGTCACCTGCATTTAATTGGTATCTGCTACACATACTCAAAGCATATGAGACATCTGGCCGAGTGTAAATCATGGCATACAATAATAGACATTATTGCTGAAGCATAAGATCCATTACTTGTTCGCTTAATCTCATCGACATCCGAAGAACATTGAGTCTTGCTTAGCGATAAACCATGTTGCATGTGGAAAACCTCTTTTTGAGTTTTCCATCTTGAACTTTGTAAGAACCTTATCGATATAAGCTCTTTGACTAAGTCCAATCAATCATCTAGACTTGTCTCTGTAGATCTTAATCCCCAAAATATACTCAGCTTCTCTAAGGtctttaatagaaaaaaaatttgtagCCATTCTTTAATCGAGTCAAGCATGGGAACATCGTTTCCTATGAGTGatatataattaacatataaaacCAAGAAGAAAATGATACTCTCACAAAACATTTTGTAAACACAAGgttcatctttattttttagAATACCAAACTTTTGGATTGCCTCATCAAAACAAAGATTCCAACTCCGAGATGCTTGATTCAATCCATGAATGGATTTTTTTAGCTTGCATGCTTCCTTAGGATTTCTAGATCATGAAAACATTCTGGTTGTGTGATATACACATCCTCTTCCAAGAAACCATTCAGTAAAGCGGTTTTACATTCATTCGCCAAATCTCATTATCATAGATTGCGACAATCGCTAAGAGTATCCAAATGGATTTAAGCATTGCTATTGGTGAAAAGGTTTCATCATAGTCAAGTCATGAACTTGTTTGTAACCCTTTGCCACTAACCTTGCTTTGAAAACGCTAATGTTTCCCTCCTGGTCTGTTGTCAATTTGATAATCTATTTGCAACCAGTAGGTGTTACCCCGTTAGGGAAATCAACCAAGTCATATACTTAATTTTTAAACGTAGATTCCATTTCAGAATTCATGGAACCAAGCCATTTATCAGAGTTTTGACTTGCCAAGGCCATCTTTATAGCTAGTAGTATGAGAATTTATGCACAAACTAGGTTCCAGTGCAGCAGTAAATCACTTCTTGCAGTCTGGGGCTGGCAAGAAGATGCAAAAAAAGGGAAAACAAGTTGTTGTATCTAAAGCTTCTTAAAATCCAAAGGTTGCAAATC from the Amaranthus tricolor cultivar Red isolate AtriRed21 chromosome 12, ASM2621246v1, whole genome shotgun sequence genome contains:
- the LOC130828605 gene encoding uncharacterized protein LOC130828605 — its product is MVVFELIDFKNANWDADALSQCFDSDTIVEILTILHSRRWPNDTTCPPKLHHFLWRSCKGSLATKEVLYNRYCVPSPACDRCGGANKSLFHALCDCPKAKIIWEQHAAYFLIVDVPHDSFPELLLWIHRHTTKEEFTSICVTLWASWFYRNKQVFEGDNGDPVKLAADFIRFFTAWSPPNYGWVKVNFDANVATRANHCLGGVICDDNGKVLVAGVHSIWAVDVYEAAAALYGIELEVRFGYSHVHLEGDSM